ACTGTATTTGATACACATAAATTAGTTGTTGTAGTTGTATTGTCACAACCATCTACCAAGTTATGCATAtcactagaatttgaaaattcttaaaattCATCTAAATTTGTGCATATCACTGCCTAAATTTGTGCAGATTGTGATGGGATGTGTGACAACCACTACTTTTTCAGTGAAGGTAAATGGTGAAGGGTGTGGGAATCTTGAAGGGAGGAGATGGTTGAGACAAGGTGATCCCATCTCacctttactttttttcatgGTGATGGAATATTTCTCTAGGCTAATGTCAAGTATGAGACAGATCCCTGATTTCAGGTATCACCCTTTGTGTAAATATTTGAAGCTGACTCATCTTACCAACTTTGTTGATGATCTAATGATCTTTTGCAAAGGAAGTGAACAGGCGGTAACCAGAACTATGGAGGCTATTATATGTTTCTTGGACACTAAACGGTTGATAGCTAATAATGAGAAGTCCAATATGTTTATTGCAGGGATTAAAGATGAAGTTAAGAGGAAGCTGTTAGACATCACATGATTTGCAGTTGGGTACCTTGCTTATTAGGTACCTTGGACTTCCATTGTCACACAAAAAATGGAACAAGCTTGATTGCCACCAGCTAAGTGTGAGAATTATAGAAAAGATTAGAGCTACATCAGCCAGGCATTTATCCTATGCTGGACGATTACAAGTGGTGAATTCTGTGTTGTTTTCTCTGCAAAACTTCTGGAGCTCAGTGTTCTTGTTGCCTCAAAGTGTGTTGAAGTTGGTAGAAAAGAAGTGTCGAGATATTTTATGGGGGTGCAATGAGGAGAAAAGGAAAATTGTCTTAGTAGCATGATCTAAGATGTGTGCACCTAAGGCTCAGGGTGGACTGAATGTCAAAAATTGCAGGTAGTGGAATATATCCTCTGGTCAAACTGATTTGGTAGTTTTGGCAGAGAAAGGAGTAGCTTTGGGTACAATGGGTGCATAGTATTTTTGGGCTCAAGACCCTTCTAATAGCTGCAGTTGGTACTGAAAACACTTGCTGAAAATCAAGCTGGGAATGGTTAGCTGGTATGATCAGGATAGATACACTCTCATCTCTAATGGAATGTATTCAGTTTCCATGAGGTACAATGCATTGCAGGGAGTGAGATCTACATTTGAGGAAGCTGAGTTAATTTGGAGTAAATTGTTATTGCCAAAACACAGGTTTCTAATTTGGATTGCAGTGCAGGAAAGGCTACTCACAAGGGAAAGATTAGCAAGATTGGGACAGCACTGTGAGGATGACAAGTGTGTGTTCTATTATAAGCAGGTGATCGAGAGTGCTAGGTACTTGTTTGTAGAATTTGACTGGTCCAAAGAGGTATGGCATGGTCTCGCCGGATGGCTTGGAATTACGGTCAACCTGGAAGATGTGCAAATGACTATGTATATATTAAGTAAGGTATGATGAAGATTCATGAATGCCACAGATAATGGAGATAATACTCCGAGGTACTCAACATGACGTATGGATTTACAGTATAAAGAGTCAAAAATGAAATGCGTAAACAGCTGATGCAATATTAAAGAGGCAAAAAAGATG
This sequence is a window from Capsicum annuum cultivar UCD-10X-F1 unplaced genomic scaffold, UCD10Xv1.1 ctg77139, whole genome shotgun sequence. Protein-coding genes within it:
- the LOC124894745 gene encoding uncharacterized protein LOC124894745, encoding IVMGCVTTTTFSVKVNGEGCGNLEGRRWLRQGDPISPLLFFMVMEYFSRLMSSMRQIPDFRYHPLCKYLKLTHLTNFVDDLMIFCKGSEQAVTRTMEAIICFLDTKRLIANNEKSNMFIAGIKDEVKRKLYLGLPLSHKKWNKLDCHQLSVRIIEKIRATSARHLSYAGRLQVVNSVLFSLQNFWSSVFLLPQMQERLLTRERLARLGQHCEDDKCVFYYKQVIESARYLFVEFDWSKEVWHGLAGWLGITVNLEDVQMTMYILSK